CTGGGCGGCGTGACGCTGACGATTTCGGCGCACGCGTTCAGCGAGTCCGCCAAGGAGAAGATCGCAGCCGCTGGTGGTTCCACCACCGAGCTGTGAGGCTTGCGGGGATGCTCGTCCGGACTCATGTTCGGCGAGCATCCCCTTGTGGCGTTTGACCAGCACTTATGTGATTGGTCGTGACGCAGCGCCGCATGGACGGCTACCGTGGCTGACCACGGCTGGCCAAGACTGTTAGAGTCCGTTTCCAGTTAGGGACATCGGTCATCCGGACCGTTGCCCTCCCCCCGTACCGCCGACGTGGCGGTCACCTCGCGCAGGAGGAAGAAGTTGCTCTCCGCTTTTACGAGTGCGTTGCGGACGCCTGACCTGCGCAAGAAATTGTTGTTCACGGTGGCGATGATTGCCGTCTACCGGCTGGGCGCGACGCTGCCCAGCCCCGGCGTGTCGTACACCAACGTCAAGGCGTGCCTCAAGCTCACCGAGCAGTCGGGTAACCAGGTTCTGAACCTGCTGAACCTGTTCTCCGGCGGTGCTCTGCTCCAGCTCTCGGTCTTCGCGCTCGGCATCATGCCGTACATCACCGCGTCGATCATCCTGCAGCTGCTGACCGTGGTCATCCCGCGGCTCGAGCAGCTCCGCAAGGAGGGTCAGTCCGGTCAGGCGAAGATCACCCAGTACACCCGGTACCTGACGCTGGGCCTCGCGGTCCTCCAGTCGTCGGCGTTCGTCGCCCTGGCCCGGACCGGCCAGCTGTTCGGCGGTCTCTGCGACCAGGACAACCCGCAGTACCAGATCATCCCGGAGAACACCGGCATTCCGATGTGGCTCACGCTCACGGTGCTGGTGATGACGATGACCGCCGGCACCGGCGTGGTGATGTGGCTCGGCGAGCTGGTCACCGACCGCGGCGTCGGCAACGGCATGTCCGTCCTGATCTTCACCTCGATCGCGGCCCGCCTCCCCGGTGAGGGCTGGACCATCAAGCAGTCCGCCGGCACCGCCAAGTTCCTCCTGGTGATCGCGCTGGTCCTGGTGATCATCGGCCTGGTGGTCTTCATCGAGCAGGCCCAGCGGCGCATCCCGGTGCAGTACGCCAAGCGCATGATCGGCCGGCGGATGTACGGCGGCACCTCCACCTACATCCCGCTGAAGGTGAACCAGGCGGGTGTCGTCCCGGTCATCTTCGCGTCGTCGCTGCTCTACCTGCCGCAGCTGTACTTGCAGTTCTTCGACAAGAACAACCTGAAGCCGTACCAGATCTGGATCCAGAACTGGCTCGCGTCGCCGACCAGCTGGCTGTACATCAGCGTCTACTTCCTGCTGATCATCTTCTTCACGTACTTCTACGTGTCGATCACGTTCAACCCGACTGAGGTCGCGGAGAACATGAAGAAGTACGGTGGTTTCGTGCCGGGTATCCGCCCGGGCAAGCCGACCGCCGACTACCTGGACTTCATCCTCAGCCGGATCACCCTGCCGGGCGCGCTCTACCTGGGTCTGATCTCGGTCCTGCCGAACTTCTTCTTCATCTGGCTGGACCAGAAGCAGTACCAGAACTTCCCGTTCGGTGGCACCGCCGTGCTGATCATGGTCGGCGTGGGCCTGGAGACGGTGAAGCAGATCGAGAGCCAGCTCATGCAGCGGAACTACGAAGGGTTCCTCCGGTAGTGGGTACGCGGAGCCGGGGGGCTCTGGCGGCGGTTGGCGTGGCTTCTTGCGGACGAAGCGAGGCGATGTAGGTGCGGCTGGTACTGGTGGGCCCTCCGGGGGCCGGCAAGGGGACCCAGGCTGAGTTCATCGCCGCCCATCTCGCCGTACCGAAGATCTCGACCGGGGACATCTTCCGGGCCAACGTGTCGCAGGGGACTCCGCTCGGGGTCGAGGCGAAGCGGTACATGGACGCCGGCCAGCTGGTGCCGGACGAGGTGACCATCAACATGGTCCGCGACCGGCTCGCCGAGCCGGACGCCGGCGACGGGTTCCTGCTGGACGGGTTCCCGCGCACGGTGCCGCAGGCCGCCGCGCTGGACAAGCTGCTGGCCGACCTGGGCACCGCGCTGGACCTGGTGATGGAGCTCGTGGTCGACGACGACGAGGTGATCCGGCGGCTCTCCGGCCGCCGGACCTGCCGGGGCTGCGGCAAGATCTGGCACGTCGAGTTCGACCCGACCAGCAAGGAGAACATCTGCGACCGCTGTGGGTCGGAGCTGTTCCAGCGGGACGACGACAAAGCCGAGACCATCGCCAACCGCCTGGTGGAGTACTCGGACAAGACCGCGCCGCTGGTGGACTACTACGGCGCCCAGGGCAAGCTGGTGGGCATCGACGCGACCGGCCCGGTCGAGGACGTCACGGTGCGCGCGATCGACGCCCTGCGGTCGTACGGGGGCTGACATGCGTCGTCAGGAGCTGGACATCCAGCTGAAGACGCCGGAGCAGATCGTCAAGATGCGGGCGGCCGGCCTGGTCGTCCACGCGGCGCTGGAGGCGATGCGCGACGCGGTCGCTCCCGGCGTCTCGACCGCCGATCTCGACGCCATCGCGGAGAAGACGATCCGGGACGCCGGGGCCATCCCGTCGTTCAAGGGCTACCACGGCTTCCCGGCCTCGATCTGCGCCTCGGTCAACGAGCAGGTGGTGCACGGCATCCCGAGCGCCGAGCAGATCCTCGTCGAGGGCGACCTGATCTCGCTGGACTGCGGCGCGATCCTGGACGGCTGGCACGGCGACTCGGCGATCACGGTCGGCGTCGGCGAGACCGACCCGGCGCTGCTGCGGATGGCCGAGGTCGCCGAGGACTCGATGTGGGCCGGGATCGCCGCGGCCGCCCGTGGCGCGGCGAACGGCCGTGGCCGGCTCACCGACATCTCGTTCAACATCGAGAAGGTGATCCGCAAGGCCGGGCGGTACGGGATCGTCGACGGCTACGGCGGGCACGGCATCGGCACCGAGATGCACCAGGAGCCGCACGTGCTCAACCACGGCAAACCGGGCCGCGGCCCGCGCCTGATCCCGGGGATGGCACTGGCCATCGAGCCGATGATCACGCTGGGCTCGCCGCGGACCCTGGAGCTGTCCGACGGGTGGACCGTGGTGACCCGGGACGGCTCGCGCGCGGCGCACGTGGAGCACACCATGGCGCTGCTGGACGACGGGGTGTGGGTGACCACCGCCCTGGACGGCGGCCGGGCCCGCCTCGGCGATCTCGTGACCGCCAGGCAGCCCTAGGAGTACAAGCGTCCGCCTGGCATGCTGTGACGCATGGGACGCGAGGGGATGCGGGCCGGCGACAGTGATCGTCAGCGCGTAGCGGATCAGTTGAAGAGCGCGCTCGACGAGGGCCGGCTCGATCTGAACGAATATGACGAGAGAGTCCAGCGGGCCTACAGCGCCCGGACGTACGCCGATCTGGACGGTCTCCTGGACGACCTCCCCGGCACCGTCCCACCGCGGCAGTCCCAGGTGCAGCCGCACCCGGCGGCGCAGCACCCGGCCGCGGCGCCGGTCGGCAAGGACGAGCGCGGCCACGGCGGCCGGCACACCTTCCAGTCCGCGCTGACCGCCTTCCTGATCTGCACGGTGATCTGGGCGATCACCTCCTTCACCTCCGGGCACGCGTATTACTTCTGGCCGGCCTGGGTGCTGATCCCGGTGGTCATCACCGGCGTGGGCGCCCTGACGGACCGCGGTCGCCGGGGCCGTTGAGCGCTGACCGGCCCTCGATGCGGCCGGGAGTTCCGGGGTCGCTGAGGCCGGCGTGACACGCCCGACTCCGGGTCAGGGGACCTCGGTTTGGCGTCCCCGAAACGTGCGCGTAGACTGGCTTGCTGGCGCGCAGCGTCCACTCCTTCATGTCCTCAGCGCTTCGAGGAGCAGGGGGAGCCGCGGCTGGTCCAAGCCCCGAGCGGCTTGGGTACGACGTTGCACAGCCTGCCCCAGAACCCGATGTCAGGTAGCGGAGGACATGCCAAAGAAAGACGGAGCCATCGAGATCGAAGGCCGAGTGATCGAGCCCCTGCCGAACGCTATGTTCCGCGTTGAGCTCGCCAATGGTCACAAGGTCCTGGCACACATCTCCGGGAAGATGCGTCAGCACTACATCCGTATCCTTCCCGAGGACAGGGTCGTCGTCGAGCTGTCGCCGTACGACCTGACCCGTGGGCGCATCGTCTACCGCTACAAGTAACCGGGTCACGGGGTTTTCTATCCCGTCTGACTGAGAGTTAAGGCAAACCGTGAAGGTCAAGCCGAGCGTCAAGCGGATCTGCAACAACTGCCGGATCATCCGGCGGCACGGCCGGGTCATGGTGATTTGCAGCACCGACCCGCGCCACAAGCAGCGCCAGGGCTGATCAACCCGCGCAGGATCCGCACCACTGAACAAGCTCGTCCCGGCCGTCTCTCCTAGAGAGTGGCCACACCCCCGGTCGGAGGCCGGGGCCCGCCCGGGCAGGCGGGGTGGGACGGGTACAGACCTCCGCGACAACAACGAGGAGTACGCCCAGAAATGGCACGTCTCGTCGGCGTCGATCTTCCCCGCGAAAAGCGGATGGAGATCGCGCTCACCTACATCTTCGGGATCGGGCGCACCCGGTCCGTCGAAGCACTGAACGCTACGGCGATCGACCTGAACAAGCGCGCCAAGGACCTCACTGAGGAGGAGCTGCTCAAGCTCCGCGAATACATTGAGGCCAACTTCAAGGTTGAGGGCGACCTGCGCCGCGAGGTCGCCGCGGACATCCGCCGCAAGGTTGAGATCGGCTGCTACGCCGGCATCCGCCACCGCAAGGGTCTGCCCGTTCGGGGTCAGCGGACCCGGACCAACGCTCGTACCCGTAAGGGCCCGAAGCGCACGGTCGCCGGTAAGAAGAAGCCCGGTCGGAAGTAATAGGAGCGCACTGACTTATGCCACCGAAGGCACGCGCAGGGGCCGCAGTCAAGAAGGTCCGGCGCAAGGAACGCAAGAACGTCGCCCACGGGCAGGCGCACATCAAGAGCACCTTCAACAACACCATCGTGTCGATCACCGACCCGACCGGTGCGGTCATCTCCTGGGCCTCTTCCGGCCAGGTGGGCTTCAAGGGCTCCCGCAAGTCGACTCCGTTCGCCGCGCAGCTGGCCGCCGAGGCCGCCGCTCGCCGGGCCATGGAGCACGGCATGCGCAAGGTCGACGTTTTCGTCAAGGGCCCCGGCTCCGGCCGGGAGACCGCCATCCGTTCGCTGCAGGCCGCTGGTCTCGAGGTCGGTCAGATCTCCGACGTGACCCCGCAGCCGCACAACGGGTGCCGTCCGCCGAAGCGTCGTCGGGTCTAAGGGAGATCTGGAAACAATGGCTCGTTACGTAGGTGCGGACTGCAAGCGCTGCCGCCGCGAGAAGATGAAGCTGTTCCTCAAGGGCAGCAAGTGCGACGGGCCGAAGTGCCCGTTCGAGTCGCGTCCCTTCCCGCCCGGCCAGCACGGCCGCGGCCGGACCAAGGAGACCGAGTACCTGCTCCAGCACCGCGAGAAGCAGAAGGCCCGCCGCGTGTACGGCGTGCTCGAGAAGCAGTTCCGCGGGTACTACGAGGAGGCTGTCACCAAGCCCGGCAAGACCGGTGAGGTGCTGCTGCAGATCCTCGAGTCGCGTCTGGACAACGTCGTCTACCGGGCCGGCTACGCCGCGTCCCGCGACGCCGCCCGCCAGCTGGTCAAGCACGGCCACTTCCTGGTGAACGGCGTCAAGGTCGACATCCCGTCGTACCGGGTGAAGGAGCACGACATCGTCACGCTCCGGGAGAAGTCGAAGGAGATGACCCCCTTCGTCGTCGCCCAGGCGCAGGCCGGTTCCCGGCCGGTGCCGGCGTGGCTCGAGCCCATCCCGAGCGAGATGAAGATCCTGATCCACTCGCTCCCGGCCCGCGCTGTCATCGACACGCAGGTTCAGGAGCAGCTGATCGTGGAGCTCTACTCCAAGTAACAAGTTGCCCGGCGTCTGCGAAGGCGCCGGGCATTCCCGACGGCCATCAAATAGCGGTTGGCCTGACAGAAAGAAGAACAGCGTGCTCATCAGCCAGCGGCCGACCCTCTCGGAGGAGTCGCTCAGCGAGACCCGCTCCCGGTTCACCATCGAGCCTCTGGAGCCGGGCTTCGGCTACACCCTCGGTAACTCGCTGCGGCGGACCCTGCTGTCGTCCATCCCGGGCGCGGCGGTCACCAGCATCAAGATCGACGGCGTGCTGCACGAGTTCACCACGATCCCCGGTGTCAAGGAGGACGTGGTCGAGCTGGTCATGAACGTCAAGGAACTGACCGTCAGCTCCGAGCACGACGAGCCGGTCAGCATGTACCTGCGCAAGCAGGGCCCGGGCGACGTGACCGCCGGGGACATCCAGCCGCCGGCCGGTGTCTCCGTGCACAACCCCGATCTGAAGCTGGCGACGCTGAACAGCAAGGGCCGGCTCGACATGGAGCTGACCGTGGAGCGTGGCCGTGGCTACGTCACCGCGGCGCAGAACAAGAGCGCGGGCGCGGAGATCGGCCGGATCCCGGTCGACTCGATCTACTCGCCGGTGCTCAAGGTCACCTACCGTGTCGAGGCGACCCGTGTCGAGCAGCGCACCGACTTCGACCGTCTGATCATCGACGTCGAGTCGAAGGCGTCCATCTCGCCGCGGACCGCCCTGGCGTCGGCCGGTTCCACCCTGGTCGAGCTCTTCGGCCTGTGCCGGGAGCTGGACGAGACCGCCGAGGGCATCGACATCGGCCCGTCGCCGCAGGACGCGCAGCTCGCTGCCGACCTGGCTCTCCCGATCGAGGAGCTGGACCTCACCGTCCGGTCGTACAACTGCCTCAAGCGGGAGGGCATCAACAGCGTCGGTGAGCTGATCGGGCGTACCGAGGCGGACCTCCTGGACATCCGGAACTTCGGCCAGAAGTCCATCGACGAGGTCAAGATGAAGCTCGCCGGAATGGGCCTGGGCCTCAAGGACAGCGCGCCGTCCTTCGACCCGGCGCACGTCGTGGACTCGTTCGGCGACGTGGACTACGACACCGACGACTACCGCGAGACCGAGCAGCTCTAAGCTCTCCGGCCTGCGCCACTTCTTCAAGGAGCATCTGAAATGCCCACGCCCACCAAGGGTGCCCGCCTCGGCGGCAGCCCGGCACACGAGAAGCTCATCATGGCCAACCTGGCCACCGAGCTCTTCCGGCACGGGAAGATCAAGACCACCGAGACCAAGGCGAAGCGGCTGCGCCCGCTGGCTGAGCAGCTCATCACGAAGGCCAAGCGGGGCGACCTGCACGCCCGTCGCCGGGTGCTGACCGTCGTGAAGGACAAGGACGTCGTGTACGCCCTGTTCGAGCAGATCGCTCCGCGGTACACCGGCCGTCCCGGTGGCTACACCCGGATCACCAAGACCGGTCCCCGCAAGGGTGACGCCGCTCCGATGGCGATCATCGAACTGGTCGAGGAGGCTCCGGTCGCGGCCACCACCGCGCCCAGCCCGGCCGCCAAGTCCGCCGCTCGCAAGGCCGCGCAGCAGGACAAGGTCGAGGCCCTGGCCCCGGAGGAGACCGCGCCCGCCGCGGTCGCCGACGACCAGGACGCCGAGGCTCCGGTCAGCGCGTCCGGTGACAAGGACGCCGAGGGCCCGGGCACCAAGGCCGAAGGCGAAGACACCGACAAGGCCTGATTCACCTCAGGCGAGGCCCGGCACCCCCTGGCGGGGAGCCGGGCCTTTCGCTTGGATCAAACCCGATTTTCGGTACGCGAGGAGCCGCCCCCGATGACGGAAACGACCCGCCTGCGCCTCGACGTCTCGTACGACGGCGCGGACTTCTCCGGCTGGGCGGTGCAGCCCGGACGTCGTACCGTAGCCGGGGTTTTGATCGAAGCTCTGCGGCGGATCCTGGGTGCCTCGGGCGCGGAGTGGCCGCTGGGCCTGACCGTGGCCGGCCGGACGGACGCCGGGGTGCACGCCACCGGCCAGGTGTGTCACATCGACCTGCCCGCCGAGCGGTACGAGGAACTGGCCGGCTCGCTGCTGCGCCGGCTGAGCGCGCTGATGCCGCCGGATGCCCGGGTCAAGGGCGTGCTGCCGGTGCCGGACACGTTCGACGCACGGTTCTCCGCGACGTTCCGGCGATATGAGTACCGGGTCTGCGACGACGGCTGGGGGCCGGAGCCGCTGCGCCGCTACGACACCCTCGGCTGGCTGCGTCCGCTCGACCTGGACCGGTTGAACGCCGCCGCGGCCGGGCTGCTCGGCGAGCACGACTTCGCCGCGTTCTGCAAGCGCAAGGAGCACGCCACCACGATCCGCGCGATCAACCGGCTGGACTGGCGCCGGGAGGCGGACCGCACGCTGGTCGCCACCGTGCAGGCCGACGCGTTCTGCCAGGCCATGGTCCGCAGCCTGGTCGGCGCGATGCTCGCGGTCGGCGAGGGCCGCCGCGAACCGGACTGGCCGGCCAAGCTGCTCACGCTGCGGGAGCGGTCCAGCGAGGTGACGGTGGCACCGGCGCACGGGCTGACCCTGGTCGCCGTGGGGTATCCGGCCGAGACGGAGTATGCGGCCCGCGCCGACGCTACGCGGCGCCTGCGCGCCTGACCTCCCCCTCAGCGAGCCCGTCGCGTTCCCTGACGCGGTCACGCCGCCAGGAAACCGCCCGGTATCCCGCCCGGCCGACCGATGCCCTGTTCAGCTGGCACGTATGGCCCCATCTGGGCCGGGGCAAGGGCCATGGACGCCAGCTCGATGCCTTCGGCTGGCACGTATGGCCCTATCCGGGCCGGGGCAAGGGCCATGGACGCCAGCTGGATGCCTTCGGCTGGCGCGTATGGCCCTATCCGGGCCGGGGCGAGGGCCATGGACGCCAGCTGGATGCCTTCGGCTGGCGCGTATGGCCCCATTCGGGCCGGGGCGAGGGCCATGGACGCCAGCTGGATGCCTTCGGCTGGCGCGTATGGCCCCATTCGGGCCGGGGCAAGGGCCATGGACGCCAGCTCGATGCCTCGGGCTGGCGCGTATGCCCTATCCGGGCCGGGGCGAGGGCCATGGACGCCAGCCCGGTCTCGGCAAGCCAGGACACCGGGCGAGCCAGGACACCGGGTAAGGCAGGCGACGGGCGTGCGGCCGGGTATCGACGGTCAGGGGCGGTGGGCGAGGACCTGGTCACTCAGGTACGTGTCGAGCAGGTGTGCGGTGATTTCCTGGAGCTGCGGATCCTCGCCCAGGGCGGGCTCGCCGCCCGGGCCGGCGATCGCGCAGTAGATCAGGTAGTGGCCCCGGGCCCGCCAGCCGATCGGGGTGCCCGCGGCGGTCGGTGTCCCGGTCATCGAGGTGAAGCTGCCGTCGCCGGTCTCGACCAGCTGCCGGACCCGGTCCGCCACGGCCACCGCGCTCTGCGCGTCGGCCAGGTCGAGGATGCCCGCGGTGACCTGGTAGTCCCCGTCCGGGACGGTGAGATTCGCGCGGACGGCCTGGCTGCACCCGTACGCCGAAAGCGCGGACCGCAAGTCGCCGGTGACCGCGAGCGTGCAGTCGGCCTCGGCCACCGCTCTTTCCACCCGATAACCGGCCGCGCCGGCCGGGAAGGCGTCCGGGACGGTGAGCGGCACCCGGCCGGCGGGGGTGACCGGGTCCTGATGGTCGTCGGCGACGACCAGGAAGCCGAGCGTCAGGAAGATGCCCAGCACGATCAGCGCGGCCAGGCCGCGGGTGAACAGCTGGATGGCCGGATACGGCTCACGCCAGGCGTGCCGTCGCGGCGCGGCCTGAGTCCGGGTGTGCTGGCGGTGCTGGCCGGCGCTGGGCCGGGGGAGGCTCCGGACCAGGAACATCAGGTCGAGTGCCGGGGTGGCGCGGTGGGCGGAGCGGTTCGGGGTGGCGTACCGCATGGGTGACAACGTAGGAGCGCACGTCGATCGATGAACGCACAGCCTGTCCGCCACCCGGTCGTCGCGGCGGCGTTGTGACGCGGGAGACTGACGGGGTGACCGCCGAGCATTACTTCAGCACCGACCCGGACGCCCCGATGCGTCGGGGTGAGATCGAGTTCAGCGTGGCCGGGCGGGACTACCGGCTCGCCGTCGCCTCCGGGGTGTTCTCGGCCGGGCGGCTCGACCCGGGCACCGCGGTGCTGCTGCGCAAGGCCGAGCTGCCCACGGCCGGGACCGCGGGAGCGCTGCTCGACCTGGGCTGCGGTTACGGCCCGATCACCTGCGTGCTGGCCACCGAGGCGCCGGGGACCATCGTCTACGCGATCGACGTGAACTCCCGGGCCCGCGATCTGACCGTGGAGAACGCGACCGCTCTGGGGCTGGCCGGCCGGGTCCGGGTGAGCGCGCCGGACGACGTGCCGGACGACGTCACGTTCACCGAGATCTGGAGCAACCCGCCCACCCACGTCGGCAAGGCCGAGCTGCACGCGCTGATGGAGCGCTGGCTGCCCTGGCTCGCCCCGGACGGGGTCGCCTGGCTGGTGATCAACCGGAACCTGGGCGGTGACTCGCTGCACACCTGGCTGGCCGGCAAGGGCTGGCAGGTCGAGCGGGTGGCCAGCCAGAAGGGGTTCCGGGTGCTCCGGGTGCACCGGAAACCGGCTGTCGCCTGAGGCGCTGACCGGGCAGGATGCCGGGCATGGGTTACGTGGATGTGGCCGGCGCCGGGTTCGTGCTGCCGGATGGCCGGGAGCTGTTCGCCGACGTGTCGTTCCGGGTCGGTGAGGGCGCCAAGGTCGCGCTGGTCGGGCCGAACGGGGCGGGCAAGACCACCCTGCTGCGGATGGTGGCCGGCGACATCCCGATGCAGTCCGGCACCGTCGCGCGGGTCGGCGGGCTGGGCGTGATGCGCCAGTTCATCGGCATGATCGGTGACGACCGGACGCTGGAGGACCTGGCACTCTCGCTGGTCGCGCCGCCGCTGCGGGAGGCGGGCGAGCGGCTGGCGAGGGCGACGGCGGCGCTGGACGAGACGGAGAAGAGCCAGATCGCGTACGCGAACGCCCTCACCGCCTGGGGCGAGGCCGGCGGATACGACGCCGAGGTGGTCTTCGACACCGTCGCGGTCGCGATCCTCGGCAAGCCGTGGGAGGAGACGAAGCACCGCGTGGTGCGCACCCTCTCCGGCGGCGAGCAGAAACGGTTCGCCCTCGACCTGCTGCTGCGCGGCACCGACGAGGTGCTGCTGCTCGACGAGCCGGACAACTTCCTCGACGTGCCCGCCAAGCGCTGGCTGGAGCAGCGGATCCGGGAGTCGGCCAAGACGATCATGTACGTCTCGCACGACCGGGAGCTGCTGGCGCAGACCGCCGACCGGGTGGTCGCGGTCGAGGGCGGCGGCGCGTGGACGCATCCGGGCGGGTTCGCCTCCTGGCACGAGGCCCGGTCGAACCGGCACGAGCGGATGGAGGAGCTGCGCCGCCGCTGGGACGAGGAGCACGAGAAGCTGCGCGAGCTGGTGTTCACGCTGAAGAACAAGGCGGCCTACAACGACGGGCTGGCCTCGCGTTATCAGGCCGCGCAGACCCGGCTGCGCAAGTTCGAGGAGGCCGGTCCGCCGCCGCTGCCGCCCAAGGAGCAGTCGGTCCGGATGAACCTGCGCGGCGGCCGCACCGGCAAGCGCGCGGTGATCTGCGAGCAGCTCGAACTGGAAAATCTGACGTTCCCGTTCGATCTGGAGATCTGGTACGGCGACCGGGTGGCCGTGCTCGGCGCGAACGGCACCGGCAAGTCGCACTTCCTGCGGCTGCTGGCGGCCGGCGGCAGCGAGCCCGACCTGGAGCACCAGCCGGTCGACGGGGCGCCGCTCGCGCACGTGAAGCACAGCGGCGTGGCCCGGCTCGGCGCCCGGGTCCGGCCCGGCCACTTCTCGCAGACCCACGACCGGCCCGAGCTGATGGAGAAGACACTCGTCGAGATCCTCTGGCGGGGTGACGACCATCGCTCCGGGA
Above is a genomic segment from Actinoplanes ianthinogenes containing:
- the secY gene encoding preprotein translocase subunit SecY, whose protein sequence is MLSAFTSALRTPDLRKKLLFTVAMIAVYRLGATLPSPGVSYTNVKACLKLTEQSGNQVLNLLNLFSGGALLQLSVFALGIMPYITASIILQLLTVVIPRLEQLRKEGQSGQAKITQYTRYLTLGLAVLQSSAFVALARTGQLFGGLCDQDNPQYQIIPENTGIPMWLTLTVLVMTMTAGTGVVMWLGELVTDRGVGNGMSVLIFTSIAARLPGEGWTIKQSAGTAKFLLVIALVLVIIGLVVFIEQAQRRIPVQYAKRMIGRRMYGGTSTYIPLKVNQAGVVPVIFASSLLYLPQLYLQFFDKNNLKPYQIWIQNWLASPTSWLYISVYFLLIIFFTYFYVSITFNPTEVAENMKKYGGFVPGIRPGKPTADYLDFILSRITLPGALYLGLISVLPNFFFIWLDQKQYQNFPFGGTAVLIMVGVGLETVKQIESQLMQRNYEGFLR
- a CDS encoding adenylate kinase; the protein is MRLVLVGPPGAGKGTQAEFIAAHLAVPKISTGDIFRANVSQGTPLGVEAKRYMDAGQLVPDEVTINMVRDRLAEPDAGDGFLLDGFPRTVPQAAALDKLLADLGTALDLVMELVVDDDEVIRRLSGRRTCRGCGKIWHVEFDPTSKENICDRCGSELFQRDDDKAETIANRLVEYSDKTAPLVDYYGAQGKLVGIDATGPVEDVTVRAIDALRSYGG
- the map gene encoding type I methionyl aminopeptidase, with translation MRRQELDIQLKTPEQIVKMRAAGLVVHAALEAMRDAVAPGVSTADLDAIAEKTIRDAGAIPSFKGYHGFPASICASVNEQVVHGIPSAEQILVEGDLISLDCGAILDGWHGDSAITVGVGETDPALLRMAEVAEDSMWAGIAAAARGAANGRGRLTDISFNIEKVIRKAGRYGIVDGYGGHGIGTEMHQEPHVLNHGKPGRGPRLIPGMALAIEPMITLGSPRTLELSDGWTVVTRDGSRAAHVEHTMALLDDGVWVTTALDGGRARLGDLVTARQP
- a CDS encoding DUF1707 SHOCT-like domain-containing protein — translated: MGREGMRAGDSDRQRVADQLKSALDEGRLDLNEYDERVQRAYSARTYADLDGLLDDLPGTVPPRQSQVQPHPAAQHPAAAPVGKDERGHGGRHTFQSALTAFLICTVIWAITSFTSGHAYYFWPAWVLIPVVITGVGALTDRGRRGR
- the infA gene encoding translation initiation factor IF-1, whose protein sequence is MPKKDGAIEIEGRVIEPLPNAMFRVELANGHKVLAHISGKMRQHYIRILPEDRVVVELSPYDLTRGRIVYRYK
- the rpmJ gene encoding 50S ribosomal protein L36, with product MKVKPSVKRICNNCRIIRRHGRVMVICSTDPRHKQRQG
- the rpsM gene encoding 30S ribosomal protein S13, whose protein sequence is MARLVGVDLPREKRMEIALTYIFGIGRTRSVEALNATAIDLNKRAKDLTEEELLKLREYIEANFKVEGDLRREVAADIRRKVEIGCYAGIRHRKGLPVRGQRTRTNARTRKGPKRTVAGKKKPGRK
- the rpsK gene encoding 30S ribosomal protein S11 — protein: MPPKARAGAAVKKVRRKERKNVAHGQAHIKSTFNNTIVSITDPTGAVISWASSGQVGFKGSRKSTPFAAQLAAEAAARRAMEHGMRKVDVFVKGPGSGRETAIRSLQAAGLEVGQISDVTPQPHNGCRPPKRRRV
- the rpsD gene encoding 30S ribosomal protein S4, whose amino-acid sequence is MARYVGADCKRCRREKMKLFLKGSKCDGPKCPFESRPFPPGQHGRGRTKETEYLLQHREKQKARRVYGVLEKQFRGYYEEAVTKPGKTGEVLLQILESRLDNVVYRAGYAASRDAARQLVKHGHFLVNGVKVDIPSYRVKEHDIVTLREKSKEMTPFVVAQAQAGSRPVPAWLEPIPSEMKILIHSLPARAVIDTQVQEQLIVELYSK
- a CDS encoding DNA-directed RNA polymerase subunit alpha; translation: MLISQRPTLSEESLSETRSRFTIEPLEPGFGYTLGNSLRRTLLSSIPGAAVTSIKIDGVLHEFTTIPGVKEDVVELVMNVKELTVSSEHDEPVSMYLRKQGPGDVTAGDIQPPAGVSVHNPDLKLATLNSKGRLDMELTVERGRGYVTAAQNKSAGAEIGRIPVDSIYSPVLKVTYRVEATRVEQRTDFDRLIIDVESKASISPRTALASAGSTLVELFGLCRELDETAEGIDIGPSPQDAQLAADLALPIEELDLTVRSYNCLKREGINSVGELIGRTEADLLDIRNFGQKSIDEVKMKLAGMGLGLKDSAPSFDPAHVVDSFGDVDYDTDDYRETEQL
- the rplQ gene encoding 50S ribosomal protein L17; amino-acid sequence: MPTPTKGARLGGSPAHEKLIMANLATELFRHGKIKTTETKAKRLRPLAEQLITKAKRGDLHARRRVLTVVKDKDVVYALFEQIAPRYTGRPGGYTRITKTGPRKGDAAPMAIIELVEEAPVAATTAPSPAAKSAARKAAQQDKVEALAPEETAPAAVADDQDAEAPVSASGDKDAEGPGTKAEGEDTDKA
- the truA gene encoding tRNA pseudouridine(38-40) synthase TruA, whose translation is MTETTRLRLDVSYDGADFSGWAVQPGRRTVAGVLIEALRRILGASGAEWPLGLTVAGRTDAGVHATGQVCHIDLPAERYEELAGSLLRRLSALMPPDARVKGVLPVPDTFDARFSATFRRYEYRVCDDGWGPEPLRRYDTLGWLRPLDLDRLNAAAAGLLGEHDFAAFCKRKEHATTIRAINRLDWRREADRTLVATVQADAFCQAMVRSLVGAMLAVGEGRREPDWPAKLLTLRERSSEVTVAPAHGLTLVAVGYPAETEYAARADATRRLRA
- a CDS encoding class I SAM-dependent methyltransferase, encoding MTAEHYFSTDPDAPMRRGEIEFSVAGRDYRLAVASGVFSAGRLDPGTAVLLRKAELPTAGTAGALLDLGCGYGPITCVLATEAPGTIVYAIDVNSRARDLTVENATALGLAGRVRVSAPDDVPDDVTFTEIWSNPPTHVGKAELHALMERWLPWLAPDGVAWLVINRNLGGDSLHTWLAGKGWQVERVASQKGFRVLRVHRKPAVA